One Vicinamibacterales bacterium genomic window carries:
- a CDS encoding R3H domain-containing nucleic acid-binding protein: protein MDELDINSRLLDFVKSVTTAMGLHVEATVEDTGDGPRVNIAGDEGEVLLRHKAEALQALQHIASTVFRHELPEHKRIVVDCMGFRRGKDAELRQMALFLGERAKRAGLEQKLGPLNAYERRIVHMAIAEQGLADTESIGDAAVKTVIITAKPVRKLL from the coding sequence GTGGACGAACTCGACATCAACTCTCGCCTCCTGGACTTCGTGAAGAGCGTCACCACCGCGATGGGCCTGCACGTGGAGGCGACGGTCGAGGACACAGGCGATGGCCCCCGCGTCAACATCGCCGGCGACGAGGGCGAGGTTCTGCTGAGACACAAGGCCGAGGCCTTGCAGGCATTGCAGCACATCGCGTCGACCGTCTTCCGGCACGAACTGCCCGAGCACAAACGGATCGTCGTTGACTGTATGGGCTTCCGCAGGGGCAAGGACGCGGAGCTGCGCCAGATGGCGTTGTTCCTGGGCGAGCGGGCCAAGCGCGCCGGGCTCGAGCAGAAGCTCGGTCCTCTCAACGCCTACGAACGCCGCATCGTCCACATGGCGATCGCGGAGCAGGGCCTGGCCGACACGGAGAGCATCGGCGACGCCGCCGTCAAGACCGTCATCATCACCGCCAAGCCGGTTCGCAAACTGCTGTAG